In one window of Skermanella rosea DNA:
- a CDS encoding helix-turn-helix domain-containing protein, which yields MGDTRPRKLHIVEEGRSGQGSAPRVFQGSDEPRVGDVLRSRRLSLGYDLQEVAVALRIRFAYLEAIEEGRFNDLPGATYVSGFLRTYAEHLGLDPQMVLRRFKEESSGALTAKPELYLPKPVPEGRIPGGALLLVAVLLAGAAYGGWYYVNSTGRDLVDLVPELPDRIASALNVAPAAPPPGLVVPVTPSEPGPAAPDSRTAEAPPAAAIPAPAPAAPPPTPPDAAPQTAPPSMAVAPAPAPAPSSAPAATVAAAEEAEEEEESPIVESTPITPPNGDPRAAQASETGARPSAASPAIPAPPAAPGQVAALPMPPAPPAAPEAGQGDARIYGAINGQSRIQIRATQDSWIQVRDGTGDLLMTRVLRPGDVYRVPDQPGLRMVTGNAGGLMVSVDGGQGSALGAQGQVMRDVQLDPQRFAAGVR from the coding sequence ATGGGCGACACCAGACCTAGGAAACTCCACATCGTCGAGGAAGGCCGGAGCGGGCAGGGATCCGCGCCCCGCGTGTTCCAGGGTTCCGACGAACCCCGGGTCGGCGACGTGCTGCGCAGCCGCCGCCTCTCGCTCGGCTACGACCTCCAGGAGGTCGCAGTGGCCCTGCGCATCCGCTTCGCCTATCTGGAGGCGATCGAGGAGGGGCGGTTCAACGATCTGCCCGGCGCAACCTATGTGTCCGGTTTCCTGCGCACCTATGCGGAGCATCTCGGGCTCGATCCCCAGATGGTGCTGCGCCGTTTCAAGGAGGAAAGTTCGGGCGCGCTGACCGCCAAGCCCGAGCTCTACCTGCCCAAGCCGGTCCCGGAAGGCCGCATCCCCGGCGGAGCGCTGCTGCTGGTCGCGGTGCTGCTGGCCGGCGCCGCCTATGGCGGCTGGTATTATGTCAATTCCACCGGACGCGACCTGGTCGACCTGGTGCCCGAACTGCCGGATCGGATCGCCAGCGCGCTGAACGTCGCGCCGGCCGCACCGCCTCCCGGGCTGGTCGTTCCGGTCACCCCGTCGGAGCCCGGCCCGGCCGCGCCCGACAGCCGGACGGCCGAAGCGCCGCCCGCGGCGGCCATCCCGGCTCCCGCGCCGGCGGCCCCCCCGCCGACGCCTCCCGACGCGGCTCCCCAGACCGCTCCGCCATCCATGGCGGTGGCGCCGGCTCCTGCTCCCGCCCCGTCGTCCGCGCCCGCCGCCACCGTGGCTGCCGCGGAGGAGGCCGAGGAGGAGGAGGAGAGCCCAATCGTCGAGTCGACCCCGATCACGCCGCCGAACGGCGATCCCCGCGCCGCGCAGGCGTCGGAGACGGGCGCCCGGCCCTCCGCCGCTTCGCCCGCGATCCCCGCTCCCCCGGCCGCGCCCGGCCAGGTCGCCGCCCTGCCGATGCCGCCGGCGCCTCCGGCCGCTCCGGAAGCGGGGCAGGGGGATGCCCGGATCTACGGGGCGATCAACGGGCAGTCGCGCATCCAGATCCGGGCGACCCAGGACAGTTGGATCCAGGTACGGGACGGAACCGGCGACCTGCTGATGACCCGCGTGCTCCGCCCCGGCGATGTCTACCGCGTGCCCGACCAGCCCGGCCTGCGGATGGTCACCGGCAATGCCGGCGGCCTGATGGTCTCGGTCGACGGCGGGCAGGGCAGCGCCCTGGGCGCCCAGGGGCAGGTGATGCGCGACGTCCAGCTCGACCCGCAGCGGTTCGCCGCCGGGGTGCGCTGA
- a CDS encoding NAD(P)H-dependent flavin oxidoreductase: MTQAPAPMPAEDPTRAARARLDRLWSRGRAFLGTDLAVLGGAMTWVSERHLVAAISNGGAFGVIASGSMGPEQLDAEIQGTRALTGRPFGVNLITLHPRLDELIDVCADHRVGHVVLAGGLPSSASIRRIKERGAKVVCFAPAASIARKLVKSGADAIMIEGMEAGGHIGPVSTSVLAQEVLPVVSDVPVFVAGGIGRGEAILSYLEMGAAGVQLGTRFVCATESVAHPRYKQAFINAAARDAVPSVQIDPRFPVIPVRALTNEGTRRFQAFQAEVIERFNRGEVSQKEAQLEIEHFWAGALRRAVIEGDVENGSLMAGQSVGMVTREQPAAEILRELVEQALRALEARSGAFGKPERRDVIPGAAE, from the coding sequence ATGACCCAAGCTCCAGCCCCGATGCCGGCCGAAGACCCGACGCGCGCCGCGCGCGCCCGACTCGACCGCCTGTGGAGCCGGGGACGGGCCTTCCTGGGCACCGATCTCGCGGTGCTGGGCGGCGCCATGACCTGGGTCTCGGAACGGCACCTGGTGGCCGCGATCTCCAACGGCGGGGCCTTCGGCGTGATCGCGTCCGGCTCCATGGGGCCGGAGCAGCTCGATGCCGAGATCCAGGGGACCAGGGCGCTGACCGGCCGGCCCTTCGGCGTCAACCTGATCACCCTGCACCCGCGCCTGGACGAGCTGATCGATGTCTGCGCCGACCACCGGGTCGGGCACGTGGTGCTGGCCGGCGGGCTGCCGTCGTCTGCCTCGATCCGGCGGATCAAGGAGCGCGGAGCCAAGGTGGTGTGCTTCGCGCCCGCCGCCTCGATCGCCCGCAAGCTGGTCAAGAGCGGCGCCGACGCCATCATGATCGAGGGGATGGAGGCGGGCGGCCATATCGGGCCGGTGTCCACGTCGGTGCTGGCGCAGGAGGTCCTGCCGGTGGTCAGCGACGTGCCGGTCTTCGTCGCCGGCGGCATCGGCCGGGGCGAGGCCATCCTGTCCTACCTGGAAATGGGAGCGGCCGGGGTCCAGCTCGGCACGCGCTTCGTCTGCGCCACGGAGTCGGTCGCCCATCCGCGCTACAAGCAGGCCTTCATCAACGCCGCGGCGCGCGACGCCGTGCCGTCCGTGCAGATCGACCCGCGTTTCCCGGTGATCCCCGTCCGCGCCCTGACCAACGAGGGGACCCGCCGGTTCCAGGCCTTCCAGGCGGAGGTGATCGAGCGGTTCAACCGGGGCGAGGTGAGCCAGAAGGAAGCCCAGCTCGAGATCGAGCATTTCTGGGCCGGCGCGCTCCGGCGCGCGGTGATCGAGGGCGACGTGGAGAACGGCTCCCTGATGGCGGGCCAGAGCGTCGGCATGGTCACCCGCGAGCAGCCGGCCGCGGAGATCCTGCGGGAGCTGGTCGAGCAGGCCCTCCGCGCGCTGGAGGCGCGCTCCGGTGCCTTCGGGAAACCGGAGAGGCGAGACGTCATACCCGGGGCGGCGGAATAG
- a CDS encoding aspartate kinase, whose protein sequence is MARIVLKFGGTSVGDIDRIKNVARKVKAEVDAGHQVAVVVSAMSGVTNKLVEYCAGISPLHDAREYDAVVASGEQVTSGLTALALQELGIPARSWQGWQIPIRTDDVHAKARICSIETGELERRLSTGEVAVVAGFQGVSPNGRIATLGRGGSDTSAVALAAALKADRCDIYTDVDGVYTTDPRIVSKARKLSKITYEEMLEMASLGAKVLQTRSVEMAMKHGVRVQVLSSFEKAAGSELPGTLVVDEDEIVEQELVSGIAYSRDEAKITLIGVADRPGVAAGLFGPLADSSVNVDMIVQNVSEDGASTDITFTVSKGDLERARNVLEAAKGELQYRRLLADSNVVKVSVIGVGMRSHAGVAQRMFKSLAEKGINIQVISTSEIKVSVLIAEEYTELALRALHTAYGLDAA, encoded by the coding sequence ATGGCGCGGATCGTTTTGAAATTCGGCGGCACATCGGTCGGCGACATCGACCGCATCAAGAATGTGGCGCGCAAGGTTAAGGCGGAAGTCGACGCCGGCCATCAGGTCGCGGTCGTCGTCTCGGCCATGTCGGGCGTCACCAACAAGCTGGTGGAATACTGCGCCGGCATCAGCCCGCTGCACGACGCGCGGGAGTACGACGCCGTCGTCGCCTCGGGCGAGCAGGTGACCAGCGGCCTGACCGCCCTGGCATTGCAGGAACTGGGCATTCCCGCGCGATCCTGGCAGGGCTGGCAGATCCCGATCCGGACCGACGACGTGCATGCCAAGGCGCGCATCTGCTCGATCGAGACCGGGGAGCTGGAGCGCCGGCTGTCGACCGGCGAGGTCGCCGTGGTCGCGGGCTTCCAGGGCGTGTCGCCGAACGGCCGGATCGCCACCCTGGGCCGCGGCGGCTCCGACACCTCGGCGGTGGCGCTGGCCGCGGCGCTGAAGGCCGACCGCTGCGACATCTACACGGACGTGGACGGCGTCTACACGACCGACCCGCGCATCGTGTCGAAGGCGCGCAAGCTGTCCAAGATCACCTACGAGGAAATGCTGGAAATGGCGTCGCTGGGCGCCAAGGTGCTCCAGACCCGCTCGGTCGAGATGGCCATGAAGCACGGCGTGCGGGTGCAGGTGCTTTCCAGCTTCGAAAAGGCGGCGGGCAGCGAGCTGCCCGGTACTCTGGTTGTGGACGAGGACGAAATCGTGGAACAGGAACTGGTCAGCGGCATCGCCTACAGCCGCGACGAAGCGAAGATCACCCTGATCGGCGTGGCCGACCGCCCCGGCGTCGCCGCCGGCCTGTTCGGCCCGCTGGCCGACTCGTCGGTCAACGTCGACATGATCGTGCAGAACGTGTCGGAGGACGGCGCCAGCACCGACATCACCTTCACGGTGTCGAAGGGCGACCTGGAGCGGGCCCGCAACGTGCTGGAGGCCGCCAAGGGCGAGCTGCAGTACCGCCGCCTGCTGGCCGACAGCAACGTCGTCAAGGTGTCGGTGATCGGCGTCGGGATGCGCAGCCATGCCGGCGTCGCCCAGCGCATGTTCAAGTCGCTGGCCGAGAAGGGCATCAACATCCAGGTGATCTCGACGTCGGAGATCAAGGTCAGCGTCCTGATCGCGGAGGAATACACCGAGCTGGCGCTCCGCGCGCTCCATACCGCCTACGGGCTGGACGCCGCCTGA
- the ptsP gene encoding phosphoenolpyruvate--protein phosphotransferase: MPGITSRRLLARLRDVMAGSGSAQHRLDKIVTLIGAEMGADVCSCYVMRAGDILELFATVGLNQSAVHKTRLRVGEGLVGDIAAHARPVALANAPSHPNFAYRPETGEEAFLSLMGVPILRGGRVRGVLVIQHKDKRVYFEEEVETLQTIAMVVAELTAGGELVSQQEISAVADAALLPTRFDGVSLNRGLAMGLAVLHRPQLTIRQMVAEDPDVEIERFRKALEGMHTALDDLLRVSSVEGGEHHDILETYRMFAEDRGWLSRIREAIRNGLTAEAAVQRVQNDTRARMSQMHDPYFRERLLDLDDLTNRLLQHLAGKESLASANLPDDVVLVARSMGPAELLDYDRRRLRALVLEEGSASSHVAIVARALDIPVVGQCTDVLTRIEPLDQLIVDGDNAQVLVRPAEDIQDAFHNSMTVRAQRKRLYAETINQPAVSLDGVEVSVNLNCGLLIDLQHLDDTGADGVGLYRTEIPFMIRSEYPGVEAQTELYGRVLELTGDRPIVFRTLDVGGDKSLPYFADQEQENPALGWRAIRIGLDRPAMLRQQLRALLRASGGRDLRVMFPMISECAEFEDARAVLDLELDRLVRRGGVPPARVLVGAMLEVPALVWHLPALLPRLDFISVGSNDLMQYMFAADRGNPRINTRYDPLSPPMLTMFRHLVCLCEGAGVPISVCGEMAGRPLDAMALLGVGFRSLSMSPPAVGPVKTMLRSLNVSQLREYIETLYPVRDHSLREKLRSFAIDHGVMI, from the coding sequence ATGCCCGGTATAACGTCTCGGCGCCTGTTGGCGCGGCTGCGCGACGTGATGGCCGGTTCCGGCTCGGCGCAGCACAGGCTGGACAAGATCGTCACGCTGATCGGGGCGGAGATGGGAGCGGATGTCTGCTCCTGCTACGTCATGCGCGCCGGCGACATCCTGGAACTGTTCGCCACGGTCGGCCTGAACCAGTCGGCCGTCCATAAGACCCGGCTGCGGGTCGGGGAGGGGCTGGTGGGCGACATCGCCGCCCATGCCCGGCCGGTGGCGCTGGCCAACGCGCCGTCCCATCCCAATTTCGCCTACCGTCCCGAAACCGGGGAGGAGGCTTTCCTGTCGCTGATGGGCGTGCCGATCCTGCGCGGCGGGCGGGTGCGCGGCGTGCTGGTGATCCAGCACAAGGACAAGCGCGTCTATTTCGAGGAGGAGGTCGAGACCCTCCAGACCATCGCGATGGTGGTGGCGGAACTGACCGCCGGCGGCGAACTGGTCAGCCAGCAGGAGATTTCGGCGGTCGCCGACGCGGCCCTGCTGCCGACCCGGTTCGACGGCGTCAGCCTGAACCGCGGGCTCGCAATGGGGCTGGCGGTGCTGCACCGTCCGCAGCTGACCATCCGGCAGATGGTGGCCGAGGATCCCGACGTGGAGATCGAGCGGTTCCGCAAGGCGCTGGAGGGGATGCATACCGCGCTCGACGACCTGCTGCGCGTCTCCAGCGTCGAGGGCGGCGAGCACCACGACATCCTGGAGACCTACCGGATGTTCGCCGAGGACCGCGGCTGGCTGTCGCGCATCCGCGAGGCGATCCGGAACGGCCTGACCGCCGAGGCGGCGGTCCAGCGGGTGCAGAACGACACCCGCGCGCGCATGAGCCAGATGCACGACCCCTATTTCCGGGAGCGGCTGCTCGACCTGGACGACCTGACCAACCGGCTGCTCCAGCACCTGGCGGGAAAGGAGTCGCTGGCGTCGGCCAACCTGCCGGACGACGTCGTGCTGGTGGCCCGCTCGATGGGGCCGGCCGAGCTGCTCGACTACGACCGGCGCCGGCTCAGGGCGCTGGTGCTGGAGGAGGGATCGGCGTCCAGCCACGTGGCGATCGTCGCCCGGGCGCTCGACATCCCGGTGGTCGGGCAATGCACCGACGTTCTGACCCGGATCGAGCCGCTGGACCAGCTGATCGTGGACGGCGACAACGCCCAGGTGCTGGTCCGCCCGGCCGAGGACATCCAGGACGCCTTCCACAACAGCATGACGGTGCGCGCTCAGCGCAAGCGCCTCTATGCCGAGACGATCAACCAGCCTGCGGTATCGCTGGACGGCGTGGAGGTCTCGGTCAACCTGAATTGCGGGCTGCTGATCGACCTGCAGCACCTGGACGATACCGGCGCCGACGGGGTCGGGCTCTACCGGACCGAGATCCCCTTCATGATCCGGTCGGAATATCCCGGTGTGGAAGCCCAGACCGAATTGTATGGGCGGGTCCTGGAACTGACCGGCGACCGGCCGATCGTGTTCCGCACGCTCGACGTCGGCGGCGACAAGAGCCTGCCCTATTTCGCCGACCAGGAGCAGGAGAACCCGGCCCTGGGCTGGCGCGCCATCCGCATCGGGCTGGACCGTCCCGCCATGCTGCGCCAGCAGCTTCGGGCGCTGCTGCGCGCCTCGGGCGGCCGGGACCTGCGGGTCATGTTCCCGATGATCAGCGAATGCGCCGAGTTCGAGGACGCCCGCGCCGTGCTGGATCTGGAACTGGACCGGCTGGTCAGGCGCGGCGGCGTTCCGCCGGCCCGCGTGCTGGTCGGGGCGATGCTGGAGGTTCCCGCCCTGGTCTGGCACCTGCCGGCGCTGCTGCCCCGGCTGGACTTCATCTCGGTCGGGTCGAACGACCTGATGCAGTACATGTTCGCGGCCGACCGGGGCAATCCGCGGATCAATACCCGGTACGACCCGCTGTCGCCGCCGATGCTGACCATGTTCCGCCATCTCGTCTGCCTGTGCGAAGGCGCCGGCGTTCCGATCAGCGTGTGCGGCGAAATGGCCGGCCGGCCGCTCGACGCCATGGCCCTGCTCGGCGTCGGATTCCGCAGCCTGTCCATGTCGCCGCCGGCGGTCGGCCCGGTCAAGACGATGCTGCGCAGCCTGAACGTATCGCAATTACGCGAGTATATAGAAACCCTCTATCCTGTGCGCGATCACAGCCTGCGGGAAAAGCTTCGTTCATTTGCGATAGATCATGGTGTCATGATCTAA
- the ispG gene encoding flavodoxin-dependent (E)-4-hydroxy-3-methylbut-2-enyl-diphosphate synthase: MTVRPYRHIERRKSRLIHVGKVPVGGDAPISVQTMTNTLTTDVKATVEQIQRIEQAGADIVRVSCPDQESALALKQITREITIPVVADIHFHYKRAIEAAENGAACLRINPGNIGSADRVRDVVKAAKDHGCSIRIGVNAGSLEKDLLEKYGEPCPEAMVESALDHARILEDHDFFDFKISVKASDVFLAVAAYQGLAEACDYPLHIGITEAGGLRAGTVKSSIGLGMLLWSGIGDTIRVSLSADPVEEVQVAYEMLKSLNLRRRGVTVISCPSCARQQFNVIKTVEVLEQRLAHITTPMTVSVIGCVVNGPGEARETDIGFTGGGSNTHQVYIAGQPDHRLKDEDIVGHLVGLVEKKAAQIEAEKAEAARIEAGKAEAAAAEAAE, translated from the coding sequence ATGACCGTCCGACCCTACCGCCACATCGAGCGCCGCAAGAGCCGCCTGATCCATGTCGGCAAGGTTCCCGTGGGCGGGGATGCGCCGATCTCGGTGCAGACGATGACCAACACGCTGACCACCGACGTCAAGGCCACGGTCGAGCAGATCCAGCGGATCGAGCAGGCCGGCGCCGACATCGTCCGCGTCTCGTGCCCCGACCAGGAATCGGCCCTGGCGCTGAAGCAGATCACGCGGGAAATCACGATCCCGGTCGTCGCCGACATCCATTTCCACTACAAGCGCGCGATCGAGGCCGCGGAGAACGGTGCCGCCTGCCTGCGCATCAACCCGGGCAACATCGGCTCGGCCGACCGGGTGCGCGACGTGGTGAAGGCGGCCAAGGACCATGGCTGCTCGATCCGCATCGGCGTCAATGCCGGTTCGCTGGAGAAGGACCTGCTGGAGAAGTACGGCGAGCCCTGCCCGGAGGCGATGGTCGAGAGCGCCCTGGACCATGCCCGCATCCTGGAAGACCACGACTTCTTCGACTTCAAGATCAGCGTCAAGGCGTCCGACGTGTTCCTGGCGGTCGCGGCCTACCAGGGGCTGGCGGAGGCCTGCGACTATCCCTTGCATATCGGCATCACCGAGGCCGGCGGCCTGCGGGCCGGCACGGTCAAGTCCTCGATCGGCCTGGGGATGCTGCTGTGGTCCGGCATAGGCGACACCATCCGCGTCTCCCTGTCGGCCGACCCGGTCGAGGAGGTGCAGGTCGCCTACGAGATGCTGAAGTCGCTGAACCTGAGGCGGCGTGGCGTCACGGTGATCTCCTGCCCCAGCTGCGCCCGCCAGCAGTTCAACGTGATCAAGACCGTCGAGGTGCTGGAGCAGCGGCTGGCCCACATCACCACGCCGATGACCGTGTCGGTGATCGGCTGCGTGGTCAACGGGCCGGGCGAGGCGCGGGAAACCGACATCGGGTTCACCGGCGGCGGCAGCAACACGCATCAGGTCTACATCGCCGGCCAGCCGGACCACCGGCTGAAGGACGAGGACATCGTCGGCCATCTCGTCGGCCTGGTCGAGAAGAAGGCGGCTCAGATCGAGGCCGAGAAGGCCGAGGCCGCCCGCATCGAGGCTGGGAAGGCCGAAGCCGCCGCCGCGGAGGCGGCCGAGTGA
- the ubiG gene encoding bifunctional 2-polyprenyl-6-hydroxyphenol methylase/3-demethylubiquinol 3-O-methyltransferase UbiG: MSATSTASATSRVSASAAAPSGGTVDAGEIARFSAIAAQWWDPRGKFKPLHKYNPIRIGYIRDAVCARFGRDPAAPRPLEGLRFVDIGCGGGLLAEPLARLGAEVVGIDAAERNVKVAALHAEESGVSVDYRHTTAEDLAESGERFDVVLALEVVEHVADVPLFLRSLCTLMKPGGDPGSMLFLATINRTPKSFALAIVGAEYVLRWLPRGTHDWRKFLKPSELAAGLRPHGVKVRDITGVVYNPLRDEFSISRRDLDTNYMLWAGADA, encoded by the coding sequence ATGTCTGCCACAAGCACCGCCTCAGCAACTTCCCGCGTCTCCGCCTCCGCAGCAGCGCCTTCCGGCGGCACGGTCGATGCCGGGGAGATCGCCCGTTTCAGCGCCATCGCGGCGCAGTGGTGGGACCCGCGCGGCAAGTTCAAGCCGCTGCACAAGTACAACCCCATCCGAATCGGCTATATCCGCGACGCGGTATGCGCCCGGTTCGGCCGCGACCCCGCCGCTCCACGGCCCCTCGAAGGACTGCGCTTCGTCGATATCGGGTGCGGCGGCGGCCTGCTGGCCGAACCGCTCGCCCGGCTGGGCGCCGAGGTGGTCGGCATCGACGCGGCCGAGCGGAACGTGAAGGTGGCGGCGCTCCACGCCGAGGAATCCGGCGTGAGCGTCGATTACCGCCACACGACGGCGGAGGACCTGGCCGAGTCCGGGGAACGGTTCGACGTGGTGCTGGCGCTGGAGGTGGTCGAGCACGTGGCCGACGTGCCGCTGTTCCTGCGTTCCCTCTGCACCCTGATGAAGCCGGGCGGGGATCCGGGAAGCATGCTGTTCCTTGCGACCATCAACCGCACGCCGAAGTCCTTCGCGCTGGCGATCGTCGGGGCCGAATACGTGCTCCGCTGGCTCCCCCGCGGCACGCATGACTGGCGCAAGTTCCTGAAGCCCTCGGAACTGGCGGCGGGACTGCGCCCCCATGGGGTCAAGGTGCGCGACATCACCGGCGTGGTCTATAACCCGCTGCGGGACGAGTTCTCGATCAGCCGGCGCGATCTGGACACCAACTACATGCTGTGGGCCGGCGCCGACGCATAG